The Chelatococcus sp. HY11 genome includes a window with the following:
- a CDS encoding cupin domain-containing protein yields MSIQVTSAQDGETRWVVADRIRFLGGPAGANLELVEVEIPPGSGTPPHSHASPELFYILDGEITIRHFAAGKPPEVVAARAGTSVRIDGYAPHNYVNESDRSARMLVLVEPSMTAFFREIGTTEPQAAPDFARIGAAMQRHGIEALQMAS; encoded by the coding sequence ATGAGCATACAGGTAACATCTGCGCAGGATGGCGAGACCCGCTGGGTTGTCGCCGACCGCATCCGCTTTCTCGGCGGACCTGCGGGCGCGAACCTCGAACTGGTCGAGGTCGAGATTCCGCCGGGTTCCGGCACGCCGCCACACAGTCACGCCTCGCCGGAACTGTTCTACATACTCGACGGCGAGATCACCATTCGGCACTTCGCCGCCGGCAAGCCGCCCGAGGTCGTTGCGGCGAGAGCCGGAACCTCGGTTCGCATCGACGGTTATGCGCCGCACAACTATGTCAATGAGAGCGATCGATCCGCTCGCATGCTGGTACTGGTCGAGCCCTCGATGACGGCGTTCTTCCGGGAGATCGGCACGACGGAGCCACAGGCCGCACCGGACTTCGCCCGTATTGGCGCTGCCATGCAGCGTCACGGTATCGAAGCTTTGCAGATGGCGTCCTGA
- a CDS encoding PepSY domain-containing protein: MRTTFAMLALLAALPATAAFAGETCNVPPQQRQSFEALGRLAGDFGWTIDRMKIDDGCYELRVTDASGNVLKVKIDPATLEVVDGSVKRFGDGSNGTAAQETEVD, translated from the coding sequence ATGAGAACGACATTCGCAATGCTAGCGCTGCTCGCGGCATTGCCGGCAACGGCGGCATTTGCCGGTGAGACATGCAATGTCCCACCCCAGCAGAGACAATCCTTCGAGGCCTTGGGGCGGCTTGCGGGCGACTTCGGATGGACCATCGACAGGATGAAGATCGACGACGGCTGCTACGAGCTACGTGTCACCGACGCCAGCGGAAACGTCCTCAAGGTGAAGATCGATCCCGCAACGCTGGAAGTGGTCGACGGCAGCGTCAAGCGGTTCGGCGATGGCAGCAATGGCACTGCAGCACAGGAAACCGAAGTGGACTAG
- a CDS encoding TetR/AcrR family transcriptional regulator codes for MAETRSYNSPLREEKVRETREAILHALYRLMSTSAVPDEISMDAIAAEAGIQRRTVFRHFPTKDDLLTAFWPWLNALIGTSIAPDNAKDIVTGPQDAFPRFDAHEAAIRASLHSPTGRAMRASMIPARRLRFAGALATILENLPPAEARKVEALAHLLYSASAWEVLKDYGGLDGAQAGETASWALETILSAVASGSSPRT; via the coding sequence ATGGCCGAGACGCGCAGCTACAACAGCCCGCTGCGAGAGGAGAAAGTCCGCGAAACGCGCGAGGCTATCCTTCATGCTCTTTATCGTCTGATGAGCACATCGGCCGTTCCGGACGAGATCAGCATGGACGCCATCGCCGCGGAGGCTGGCATCCAGAGACGCACCGTCTTCCGCCATTTTCCGACGAAGGACGACTTGCTGACCGCTTTCTGGCCCTGGCTCAACGCGCTGATCGGCACGTCCATCGCCCCGGACAACGCCAAGGATATCGTCACCGGTCCCCAGGACGCCTTTCCCCGCTTCGATGCGCATGAGGCGGCGATCCGGGCCTCGCTTCACTCGCCAACAGGGCGTGCCATGCGGGCGAGCATGATCCCGGCCCGGCGCCTGCGCTTTGCAGGGGCGCTTGCCACCATTCTCGAAAACCTTCCGCCGGCCGAAGCCCGAAAGGTCGAGGCGCTGGCACACCTTCTCTATTCGGCCTCCGCCTGGGAGGTCCTCAAGGACTACGGCGGTCTCGACGGCGCCCAAGCCGGTGAGACCGCCTCTTGGGCGCTCGAAACGATCCTGTCCGCGGTCGCCTCGGGCTCGTCACCGCGGACATGA
- a CDS encoding helix-turn-helix domain-containing protein gives MEGNFMHEDEKSRLRRLPLFREMMTPTFDSLMEIAYAQTFPAQLELIRQGDYADFLHVIVEGSVELYATWNGRSTVMGVVHPVSTFILAACVCDEAYLMSARTLERSQIIMIPVADVRVALRRDPDFAMAGMRELANGYRTFVRHAKNLKLRNSQERLAAYILYQSQSNGDTDTIILPVEKRHLASHLGMTPENLSRSMKALKGHGVAIKGTRVTITDRTRLAAVAAPDPLIDGPQIKTTIAAT, from the coding sequence GTGGAAGGAAATTTCATGCATGAAGATGAGAAGTCGCGCCTACGTCGTCTGCCTCTGTTTCGCGAGATGATGACGCCGACCTTCGACAGCTTGATGGAGATCGCCTACGCGCAGACATTTCCGGCACAGTTGGAATTGATCCGGCAGGGCGACTATGCCGACTTCCTTCACGTCATAGTCGAAGGGTCTGTCGAGTTGTACGCGACATGGAACGGACGGAGCACCGTGATGGGTGTCGTTCATCCGGTTTCGACGTTTATCCTGGCGGCTTGCGTATGCGACGAGGCCTATCTGATGTCAGCGCGCACTCTTGAACGATCGCAGATCATCATGATTCCCGTCGCTGACGTCCGGGTAGCGCTGCGGCGCGATCCGGATTTCGCAATGGCCGGCATGCGGGAATTAGCCAATGGATATCGCACCTTCGTGCGCCATGCCAAGAACCTGAAATTGCGCAATTCACAAGAACGGCTCGCTGCCTATATCCTTTACCAATCACAGAGCAACGGCGATACAGACACGATCATTCTGCCGGTAGAGAAACGTCATCTCGCCTCCCATCTGGGCATGACGCCCGAAAATCTCTCCCGGTCTATGAAGGCCCTGAAAGGTCATGGCGTAGCAATCAAGGGCACGCGCGTGACCATCACCGACCGGACGCGCCTAGCCGCGGTTGCAGCACCTGATCCGCTGATCGACGGACCACAGATCAAGACCACAATTGCCGCGACTTAG
- a CDS encoding MFS transporter yields MTDYILPSRRDQQRALWLSTIAFTLCFAVWTIFSIIGLSIKDELGLSEFEYGVLIATPVLTGSIIRLILGVWTERYGGRLVFSAQMILTGAATFALTFADSYLTFLLAALGVGLAGGSFIIGVAYVTKWYPQARQGTALGVFGMGNIGAAVTTFLAPFVLIAWGWQGVAELWATVIAGMGVVFYLLAKDDPDFTARRAQGVAAPSLAEQFAPLKKLQVWRFSLYYFFVFGGFVALALWLPYYLVQVYGVDVRTAGVAAAIFSLAASIFRAYGGVLSDRFGARAVMYWTLGFSLLFLFMLSYPPTEYVIRGKNGPIAFSTEMGLWPFVATLFGLGFFMSLGKAAVFRHIPIYYPKHVGSVGGLVGMIGGLGGFVLPIVFGALLDVTGIWTSAFVLLLLIVAVSLGWMHLSIRAMERQAQGAALDRLPNFPELAELHDPERTVMPHVIEDWRPEDPQFWNDKGKRIARRNLWISIPALLLAFAVWMVWSVVVSRLPAIGFGFTQDQLFWLAALPALSGATLRIFYSFMVPIFGGRLWTTLSTASLLIPAMGIGYAVQNPATPYLIFAVLALLCGFGGGNFASSMANISFFFPRAEKGQAMGLNAGLGNLGVSVMQFLVPLVITAGVFGAMGGAPQELSNGGRVWMQNAGFVWVPFILASTAAAWLGMNDLADARASLREQAVIFTRTQNWVMCLLYVGTFGSFIGYSAGFPLLSGLVFPQVNALQFVFLGPLIGALSRAGSGWLADRVGGGRVTFWVFAGMIASGLVVIEGLESASFAMFFAGFMALFFFTGIGNSSTFQMIPVIMRKEIARLYPDEGAAEQRRRSEREAAAIVAFTSAIGGYGGFFIPKAYGTSIGLTGTPLAALWAFLAFYVLCLVVTWAVYTRRGGLLHDIERGRAMPAALPAEIN; encoded by the coding sequence ATGACAGACTATATCCTGCCGAGCCGTCGCGATCAGCAAAGAGCCCTTTGGCTCAGCACTATCGCTTTCACGCTATGCTTTGCGGTGTGGACAATCTTTTCCATCATCGGGTTGTCCATCAAGGATGAGCTTGGTCTTTCCGAATTCGAATATGGCGTCCTGATCGCCACGCCGGTGCTGACCGGCTCGATTATAAGGCTGATACTCGGAGTCTGGACGGAACGCTACGGCGGACGGCTGGTATTTTCGGCCCAGATGATCTTGACCGGTGCAGCGACCTTCGCGCTGACCTTTGCCGACAGCTACCTTACTTTCCTGCTGGCAGCGCTGGGCGTTGGCTTGGCGGGGGGCTCCTTCATCATTGGTGTCGCCTATGTCACCAAATGGTATCCGCAGGCGCGACAGGGCACCGCGCTCGGCGTATTCGGCATGGGCAATATCGGCGCGGCGGTGACGACGTTCCTTGCCCCATTCGTGCTGATTGCCTGGGGCTGGCAAGGCGTAGCGGAGCTGTGGGCGACGGTCATCGCTGGTATGGGCGTCGTCTTCTATCTATTGGCCAAGGACGATCCTGATTTTACCGCACGGCGAGCCCAAGGCGTCGCTGCGCCGAGCCTTGCTGAGCAGTTCGCGCCGCTGAAGAAGCTTCAGGTCTGGCGCTTCTCGCTCTATTACTTCTTCGTGTTCGGCGGGTTCGTCGCACTGGCGCTCTGGCTGCCGTATTATCTCGTACAGGTCTATGGCGTGGATGTGCGCACGGCCGGTGTCGCCGCAGCCATCTTCAGCCTGGCCGCCAGTATCTTCCGCGCCTATGGTGGGGTGCTGTCCGACCGTTTCGGCGCCCGCGCTGTCATGTACTGGACGCTGGGTTTCTCGCTGCTGTTTCTGTTCATGCTGTCCTACCCGCCGACGGAGTATGTCATCCGCGGCAAGAACGGCCCGATCGCCTTTTCGACCGAGATGGGCCTGTGGCCGTTCGTGGCAACGCTGTTCGGACTGGGCTTCTTCATGAGCCTAGGCAAGGCGGCCGTCTTTCGACACATCCCGATTTATTACCCCAAGCATGTTGGCTCGGTCGGCGGCCTCGTCGGCATGATCGGTGGTCTGGGCGGCTTCGTCCTGCCCATCGTCTTCGGCGCGCTGCTCGACGTCACCGGCATCTGGACCTCGGCCTTCGTGCTGCTGCTGCTGATCGTCGCCGTATCGCTCGGCTGGATGCATCTTTCGATCCGGGCCATGGAACGGCAGGCGCAAGGCGCAGCCCTTGATCGGCTGCCGAATTTCCCGGAGTTGGCCGAGCTCCACGATCCCGAACGCACGGTCATGCCGCATGTGATCGAGGACTGGCGACCGGAAGATCCGCAATTCTGGAATGACAAGGGAAAGCGCATCGCAAGGCGCAATCTCTGGATATCAATCCCGGCACTGCTGTTGGCCTTCGCGGTCTGGATGGTCTGGTCTGTCGTCGTTTCGCGGCTTCCGGCCATCGGCTTCGGCTTCACCCAGGACCAGCTGTTCTGGCTGGCGGCGTTGCCGGCGCTGTCGGGGGCTACGCTGCGCATCTTCTACAGCTTCATGGTGCCGATTTTCGGCGGAAGGCTGTGGACGACGTTGTCCACCGCCTCGCTGCTGATCCCCGCCATGGGCATCGGCTATGCGGTGCAAAATCCGGCCACGCCCTATCTGATCTTTGCGGTGCTGGCGTTACTGTGCGGATTCGGCGGCGGCAACTTCGCCTCCTCCATGGCCAATATCAGCTTCTTCTTCCCCCGCGCCGAGAAGGGCCAGGCAATGGGGTTGAACGCGGGGCTCGGCAATCTTGGCGTCTCGGTCATGCAGTTCCTGGTGCCGCTGGTCATCACCGCGGGTGTGTTCGGCGCCATGGGCGGGGCGCCGCAGGAACTATCGAATGGCGGTCGCGTCTGGATGCAGAATGCCGGTTTCGTCTGGGTGCCCTTCATTCTGGCCTCGACGGCGGCGGCCTGGCTGGGAATGAACGATCTGGCCGACGCGCGGGCGAGCTTACGCGAGCAGGCGGTGATCTTCACCCGTACCCAGAACTGGGTGATGTGCCTGCTTTATGTCGGCACTTTCGGGTCCTTCATCGGCTATTCTGCCGGTTTCCCGCTATTGTCCGGCTTGGTATTCCCGCAGGTGAACGCGCTGCAATTCGTGTTCCTCGGGCCGCTGATCGGCGCACTCAGCCGCGCCGGCAGTGGTTGGCTCGCCGACCGGGTCGGCGGCGGCCGCGTCACCTTCTGGGTCTTTGCCGGCATGATCGCTTCGGGACTTGTGGTGATCGAGGGTCTCGAAAGCGCATCTTTCGCCATGTTCTTTGCCGGGTTCATGGCACTGTTCTTCTTCACCGGGATCGGCAATTCCTCCACGTTCCAGATGATCCCGGTCATCATGCGCAAGGAGATTGCGCGCCTCTATCCAGACGAGGGCGCGGCCGAGCAGCGGCGGCGCTCCGAGCGCGAGGCGGCCGCCATCGTCGCGTTTACCAGCGCCATCGGCGGCTATGGCGGCTTCTTCATCCCGAAAGCCTACGGCACCTCGATCGGGCTGACGGGGACACCGCTGGCTGCGCTCTGGGCCTTCCTCGCCTTCTACGTGCTGTGCCTCGTCGTCACCTGGGCCGTCTACACCCGCCGCGGCGGCCTCCTGCACGACATCGAGCGCGGCCGCGCCATGCCAGCCGCCCTTCCAGCCGAGATAAATTGA